A stretch of the Nicotiana tabacum cultivar K326 chromosome 6, ASM71507v2, whole genome shotgun sequence genome encodes the following:
- the LOC107829722 gene encoding uncharacterized protein At4g06598, protein MANSKGPSNMRHMMYNGKSSLLPPKSPFPSTCPSYVDYPPSSAVTQKGISKCRDGSHHQRTSSESCLIEEQPSWLDDLLNEPETPVRRGGHRRSSSDSFTYFDAANIANLDYIAQDDNKFRNITPVASWGSQDFDYYKDARHATFHVDRNSSNQQKSRSRDASPNAKPHLRGFPPSRENVKTQSLGSSFLPQEGERPKSAGSDKQGLLESVTPDPKGSGEKKDSSHSKSSASENDTKRAKQQFAQRSRVRKLQYISELERNVQVLQAEGSEVSAELEFLNQQSLILSMENKALKQRLENLAQEQMIKYLEHEVLERERGRLRALYQQQQLPQSQQQQQSSSSRRRSTSRDLDQQFANISLKHKDGSGQLHM, encoded by the exons ATGGCAAATTCCAAAGGGCCATCTAACATGAGACATATGATGTACAATGGAAAGAGCTCTTTACTGCCTCCTAAAAGTCCGTTTCCTAGCACATGTCCCTCGTATGTTGATTATCCCCCTAGTTCTGCAGTCACCCAAAAGGGCATTTCGAAATGCAGAGATGGTTCACACCATCAGCGTACTTCTTCTGAAAGCTGTCTTATAGAGGAGCAACCATCTTGGTTAGATGATCTTCTTAATGAACCGGAAACTCCTGTACGcagaggtggccaccggcgttcatctAGTGACTCCTTTACATATTTTGATGCTGCTAATATTGCAAACTTAGATTACATAGCGCAAGATGATAACAAATTTCGAAATATAACTCCTGTCGCTTCTTGGGGATCCCAAGACTTTGATTATTACAAAGATGCTCGGCATGCCACATTTCATGTTGATCGAAACTCCTCTAACCAACAAAAGAGTAGGTCAAGGGATGCATCTCCAAATGCCAAACCACATCTCCGTGGTTTTCCACCTTCTAGGGAAAATGTCAAGACTCAGAGCTTGGGATCATCATTTCTTCCACAAGAAGGAGAGAGACCCAAATCTGCAGGAAGTGACAAGCAGGGTTTACTTGAATCTGTCACTCCTGATCCAAAGGGATCTGGTGAAAAAAAGGATTCTTCTCACAGTAAGAGTTCTGCATCAGAAAATGACACGAAACGTGCAAAGCA ACAATTTGCTCAACGTTCACGAGTTAGGAAGCTTCAATACATATCTGAACTGGAAAGAAATGTTCAAGTTCTGCAG GCTGAAGGTTCTGAGGTATCCGCTGAGCTTGAATTCCTTAACCAGCAGAGTCTTATTCTCAGCATGGAGAATAAAGCCCTAAAGCAGCGCTTAGAAAACTTAGCTCAAGAACAGATGATTAAGTATT TGGAGCATGAAGTACTCGAAAGAGAAAGAGGAAGACTACGAGCATTATATCAGCAACAGCAACTGCCACAGTCACAGCAGCAACAGCAATCATCTTCCAGCCGTCGGCGCAGCACTAGTAGGGATCTTGATCAACAATTTGCAAACATCTCTTTGAAACATAAAGACGGTTCAGGCCAACTTCACATGTGA